Genomic DNA from Nitrososphaerota archaeon:
TGACTAGTTACGATTATGTGTTCGTCGCTCAAAAAGACATGGTTGAGGAGTATAGACGCGCTGGCTGCTCGAGGGTTTCATGGCTGCCCCCTGCGGCCGACCCTGAAATACATCGTCCACTCAAACAGAAGCGGTTGTTTGACATCTGCTTTGTTGGAAACTTATGGTCTGGGAGGAAACAGTTTGTTGATGCGCTCCAAATGCGTCATAATAACCTTCGTTGGTACGTAGGTAAGCAATATATGCATAATATGTCATCAATTTACAGCGCTTCAAACATGATTCTCAACAAGTCGCTCTGTGGGGATCTTAACATGAGAGTCTTCGAAGGCATGGCCTCGGGAAGGTTATTGATTACGGACAAGATAGGAAACGGCCTTAGTGAACTCTTCACCGACGGCAAGGAGTTAATCATCTATTCCGACTTGGAGGAAGCCTATCGTGCTATCGAACATTACGCGGTTCACGCAGAAGAACGAGAGGCTGTAGCGGTCTCAGGGATGCGCTCTGTTCTTCGTGCACACACCTATGAGCACAGAGCAAGGCGGATTCTTGCTGCTACCGGATTGAAGACAAGCTAAGGACGTGTCTAAGGACACGTGGCCTCAGCGACGAAGACGTTGACAAGGTCCTTGAAGGGTTAGTCCTAGCCTGAAACTGGGGGCCTCTCCTCAAGGCTCTTTGGGTTGGAAGGATGAAACACACGGTTAGTATTAGACTGGAACGGAAGCAAAATGTAGTGCTTTTAGTAGTCAGTAGACTCTGAAAGAATGATGGAGGTGATACGCTACTTAAAAGCATCTTCACTGATTCTAGATTTCATTTTTTCTCGGTCGCGAAAAAACGCATCAACCGACCTTCCGACTCGAGTCTGACTTTCGATGACGCGGACACGTTCCAATACGGTAAGTCCACAAGTCAGATAATCTTCCGTTCCTTCACTGTCAAG
This window encodes:
- a CDS encoding glycosyltransferase, with protein sequence MSEMPSQGEGTRYDEKVEREDRIEFFPTVALVRHAHFQTTAMYLEHALRRLCNLVTVYVDQSSVLYYLGSHLLSSRLTRKPIQFILNEVLKEASIDLLLVVDPVKFDLTESNVADCTAFYAIDSHISFREHFSRSNVTSYDYVFVAQKDMVEEYRRAGCSRVSWLPPAADPEIHRPLKQKRLFDICFVGNLWSGRKQFVDALQMRHNNLRWYVGKQYMHNMSSIYSASNMILNKSLCGDLNMRVFEGMASGRLLITDKIGNGLSELFTDGKELIIYSDLEEAYRAIEHYAVHAEEREAVAVSGMRSVLRAHTYEHRARRILAATGLKTS